A single genomic interval of Stieleria maiorica harbors:
- a CDS encoding alpha/beta hydrolase family protein produces the protein MSNRRDALRHSAVIGLSVLAGFLVDAQWRNREITDHDASSTMVDADPLTGAADGVVCITLVSDAAHQRLPRENLLLYRDDRGQPRPVKTPDDWAKRRREIVAGMQSVMGMLPGAEKRCPLDVRVIEQVRQPGYLQQRISYQSEPGSRVTAYLLIPDAARDHPERKLPAVLCLHPTDDRIGHRVVIDSDARPNRQYASELAARGFVTLSPSYPLLAAYQPDLKSLGWESGTLKAVWDNIRGLDLLQSLPYVDSAGFGCIGHSLGGHNSVYTAVFDDRIKAVVSSCGLDSYLDYYGGDAARWLPGQGWCQTRYMPRLADYRGRLEQIPFDFHEMVGALAPRHVLISAPLHDGNFQAESVDRIAEAARMVYALLGHPDRLRVEHPDCDHDFPVDVRQQAYRLFDEVLRNR, from the coding sequence GTGAGCAATCGAAGGGACGCACTCAGACATTCCGCGGTGATCGGGCTGTCGGTGCTGGCCGGTTTCTTGGTCGATGCGCAATGGCGGAATCGTGAGATCACCGATCATGACGCGTCGTCGACCATGGTCGATGCCGATCCGCTGACTGGAGCGGCTGACGGAGTGGTCTGCATCACGTTGGTTTCCGACGCGGCGCATCAACGGCTGCCGCGCGAAAACTTGTTGCTCTATCGCGACGATCGCGGACAACCTCGCCCCGTGAAAACCCCTGACGACTGGGCCAAGCGAAGACGGGAGATTGTGGCTGGCATGCAGTCGGTCATGGGAATGCTGCCCGGCGCGGAAAAGCGTTGCCCGCTCGACGTTCGAGTGATCGAACAAGTCCGGCAACCCGGCTATTTGCAGCAACGGATCAGTTACCAGTCCGAACCCGGATCCCGCGTCACCGCGTACCTGTTGATCCCCGACGCTGCCCGCGACCACCCGGAGCGAAAACTTCCGGCCGTTTTGTGTCTGCATCCGACCGACGATCGGATCGGTCACCGTGTCGTCATCGATTCCGATGCCAGACCGAACCGTCAGTATGCCAGCGAGTTGGCCGCGCGGGGTTTTGTGACGCTTTCGCCCAGCTATCCGTTGTTGGCCGCTTATCAACCCGACCTGAAATCGCTGGGGTGGGAGAGCGGAACGTTAAAGGCGGTGTGGGACAACATCCGCGGTTTGGATTTATTGCAGTCGTTGCCGTACGTCGACAGCGCCGGGTTCGGCTGTATCGGCCACTCGCTGGGTGGACATAATTCCGTCTACACCGCTGTTTTCGACGATCGCATCAAAGCCGTCGTATCGAGCTGCGGTCTGGATTCCTATCTCGATTACTACGGTGGCGACGCGGCGCGTTGGTTGCCCGGCCAGGGCTGGTGTCAAACACGATACATGCCACGACTGGCGGACTACCGCGGACGTTTGGAACAAATCCCGTTCGACTTTCACGAGATGGTCGGTGCCCTCGCTCCGCGGCACGTGCTGATTTCCGCTCCCTTGCACGACGGCAATTTCCAAGCCGAAAGCGTGGACCGAATTGCGGAGGCTGCCCGCATGGTCTACGCGTTGCTGGGCCATCCCGACCGGCTGCGGGTCGAGCACCCGGATTGCGATCACGACTTTCCGGTCGACGTCAGGCAGC
- a CDS encoding nitroreductase family protein, which yields MDPSSITQVIRNRRTVKPARMSDSSIDREIIEEILINANWAPTHGMTQPWRFKVFEGPSRQALADFLAATYKAITAPESFKQAKYDSFRVNPTLAGAVIAVGMKRQEIQKITELDEIMAVACAVQNMHLTATAHGLGGFWSTNVAAMSDQMRDFIGLAAPDRALGLFYLGHVSGDWPESDREDVATKVSWA from the coding sequence ATGGATCCCTCCTCCATCACCCAAGTGATTCGAAACCGCCGCACGGTCAAACCGGCGCGGATGTCCGATTCCAGCATCGACCGTGAAATCATCGAAGAAATCTTGATCAACGCGAATTGGGCCCCCACCCATGGGATGACTCAGCCCTGGCGGTTCAAAGTCTTCGAGGGGCCATCGCGACAAGCATTGGCCGACTTTCTTGCCGCGACCTACAAAGCGATCACGGCGCCGGAATCGTTCAAGCAGGCCAAGTACGACAGTTTTCGCGTCAACCCGACGCTGGCCGGAGCCGTCATCGCAGTCGGCATGAAGCGTCAGGAGATCCAGAAGATCACCGAACTCGACGAGATCATGGCGGTCGCCTGTGCCGTGCAAAACATGCATCTGACTGCCACTGCACACGGTCTGGGTGGGTTCTGGTCGACCAATGTCGCTGCGATGAGCGATCAAATGCGAGACTTCATCGGACTCGCTGCCCCGGACCGTGCGTTGGGGTTATTCTACTTGGGACACGTCTCCGGCGACTGGCCGGAAAGTGACCGGGAGGACGTCGCGACGAAGGTCAGTTGGGCCTAG
- the rsgA gene encoding ribosome small subunit-dependent GTPase A, whose translation MDPLVLSTLGWKPCFSLQLTAEESSSLAPARVAAHYGSQIVLWSETGEIALPQSLLAACGDLAVGDWVLLAVDTHRGVRRLERESLVTRKAAGSKAELQLIGANIDTLFIVSSCNHDFNTARLERYLAVAAESHVNPVVVLTKSDLCDVPDQLRQQAGRLMSGLVVETVDARDPAETQTLAHWCRHGQTVALVGSSGVGKSTLAMSLGAGRIATQGIREDDSKGRHTTTARSIHRLQAGGLLIDTPGMRELQLTACEQGIDEVFDEIVAIATECRFHDCAHQDEPGCAVQAAIESGRLDARRLASYQKLQSEQARNAQSLREQRQQSRKQGKFYKSVIQAKRRRRGDRY comes from the coding sequence ATGGATCCCCTGGTACTTTCGACTCTCGGTTGGAAACCTTGCTTCAGCCTGCAACTGACCGCGGAAGAATCGTCGTCGCTGGCGCCGGCCCGCGTGGCGGCACACTATGGCAGCCAAATCGTGCTGTGGAGTGAGACGGGCGAAATCGCGTTGCCGCAATCCTTGCTGGCCGCCTGCGGCGATCTCGCGGTCGGCGATTGGGTGCTGTTGGCCGTGGATACCCATCGCGGCGTGCGGCGACTGGAGCGGGAATCACTGGTGACACGGAAGGCTGCGGGATCGAAGGCGGAGCTTCAACTGATCGGGGCCAACATCGATACCTTGTTCATCGTCAGTTCCTGCAACCATGATTTCAATACCGCGCGTCTGGAACGCTATCTGGCCGTCGCGGCCGAATCCCATGTCAATCCGGTCGTTGTGCTCACCAAATCAGATTTGTGTGATGTGCCCGACCAATTGCGACAGCAAGCCGGTCGGCTGATGAGTGGCTTGGTGGTTGAAACCGTCGACGCGCGCGATCCGGCGGAAACACAGACGCTTGCCCACTGGTGCCGTCACGGGCAAACGGTTGCGCTGGTCGGATCCTCCGGCGTCGGCAAATCGACCCTGGCGATGAGTTTGGGGGCGGGGCGGATTGCGACGCAAGGAATCCGCGAAGACGATTCGAAAGGCCGGCATACGACGACGGCTCGATCGATCCACCGTCTGCAAGCCGGCGGACTGTTGATCGACACGCCCGGAATGCGTGAATTGCAATTGACCGCCTGCGAACAAGGCATCGACGAAGTGTTTGACGAGATCGTCGCAATCGCAACCGAGTGCCGATTCCATGATTGTGCCCACCAAGACGAACCCGGTTGCGCCGTTCAAGCCGCGATCGAATCCGGACGACTCGATGCCAGACGGTTGGCCAGCTATCAAAAACTTCAGTCCGAGCAAGCACGCAATGCCCAGTCACTGCGCGAACAACGACAGCAGTCCCGGAAGCAGGGCAAGTTTTACAAATCGGTCATCCAGGCGAAGCGGAGACGACGTGGGGATCGGTATTGA